Genomic DNA from Gemmatimonadales bacterium:
GAGGACACGGCCGTGAGCGGCAGCACGTTGAAGAAGAGGACCAGCACCGGTGTCATCAGCGCCCCGCCCCCCATGCCGGTGAGGCCGACGACGATGCCGATGCCGAAGGAGGCGAGGGCGAGGAGCGGATCGATGTTCATGGGCACCCTAGTATACCCTGATCCGTCCGCCGGTACCCGGTCAATCCTCCTCCAGCTCCAGAATTCTCAGGAGCGGTCGTCCATTGACCTGCGCGAGCGGCACGTACAGCAGGTGGGTGCGGGGATCGAGTGCGACGGAGTGGGCGTGCGGTGCGCGGTAGGTCGCCAGCGGGATCAGTCTCTCGCCCCGGATCTGGAACGCCGCGATCGCGCCCGACTCCGAGGCGACGAACAGGCGGCCACGCTCGACGTCGATCGCGAGCACGTCGGGCTCGTCCCCGACGGGATACGTCTCCAGCAGGCGCCCGGTGCGGAGGTCGAGCACACCCAGCCGGCCGTTCCCTTCGCCCGCCACGTAGGCCAGCTGGTGGACCGCGTCGATCACGAGGCCGTGGGGCCGTTCGATGCCTGGAACCGCGACGCGCGCCACCACCGCGTCCGTCGCGGGATCGATGGCGGCAAGCTGATCCCGGGTCTGCACCGCGACCCAGATGCGGCCCGAGACCGGGTCGTACTGGGTATTGCCCACCTCACCGTTCATCGGAATCGGCGGGAGCGGCACGGATGACGCCGCATCGATGACCAGCTCCTGCCGGCCATACTCGTCCGATACGAAGAGCTTGTGCGCCGAGGGCGCGTACGCCAGCCCGTCAGGAAATCGACCGGCCTCCACCCGGGAGAGCACCCGGCCGGTGTGGGCGTCCAGCACCGCCACTTGATGCTTCTCGCTGAGGGAGACGAAGACCCGCCGGAGCGACGGAACAGCAAGCACGCCCGTTGCACCGGCCATGCCCGACACGCGCGCCACGACGCGCCGGCTCCCGACATCGAACGCGAGGACCTCGCCGGCCGCCATGTGCGCCAGCCACAGCAGCGTCGAGCTCGAGTCGAAGCTCTGGTAGTCGAAGCGGCCCGCTGGGCCGGGCAATGGCACTTCGGCGACCATCCGCCACTTCGGCGCGGGCCCGGGCGCTTGGGCTGCTGCTGTGGCGGTGAGAAGCGCCAGGAGTGGGGCGGAGCGGATTGAAGTCACCGGAGTTGGGTCACCACGACGCCGATGACACCGGCGGCGATGATGATTATAGGCTCCAAGGCGAAGCGGACGCGGGCCAGCACTAGGAGCGCCGCGACGGCAATCAGGGCGGTCGGCACATCGACGATCGCCCGGCGACCGAGGACCACGACGGCGCCGGCGAGAGCTCCCGCGGCAGCCGCGGTGACTCCGTCGACCGCGGCTCTCAGACGCTGATTTCCGGTCACCCGGTGGAACCAGGGGGCCGCCGCGACCACCGCCAGATAGGTCGGCAGAAACATGCCCACCGCGGCTGCGAGTCCGCCCACCGGACCGGCCACCAGGTAGCCGATGAAGGCCACCGTAATGACGACGGGCCCGGGGGTGATCATCGATACGGCGACCGCATCGAGGAACTGCCGCTCGGTGAGCCAGCCGTAGTCCCGAACGACTCCGCCGTGCAGGAAGGGCACCACGGCGAGCCCGCTGCCGAAGACGACGACCGCCGCCTTGGCGAAGAAGCCGAGAATCCGGAGCAGCGTCTCGCTGGAGGCCGTACCATGGAGGCCGGAGAGGAGCCACCACCAGGGGAGCACGGCCGCGGCCGCTCGTCCGGACGTGGCGACTCGCTCCTGCCAGACGCGCCACATCAGGACCACCACTCCGCTGAGGCCGAACACCCACAGAATCTCGGCTTCCTTCCAGGCGACCACCACGGCATTCACCAGGACGACGACCCAGAGGAGCGGATCACGGCTGACGCTGGTTCGCAGCAGCTTGCTCGCACCGCGTGCGATGATCGCGATGACGGCGGCGCCGATGCCGTAGAATGCCCCCCGCATCCACGGGAGTCCCCCGAATCGGACGTAGCAGGCCGACAGCACCAGCACCATGAGGAGCGAGGGTCCGACGAAGGCCAGTCCCGCGATGGTGGCTCCCCACACGCCCCAACGAACCCAGCCGAGGTAGATCGCCAGCTGGGCAGCGAGCGGTCCGGGGGCCAGCTGGGCAAGCGCGAGTCCTTCCTTGTACTCGGCCGTCGAGATCCATTGGCGGCCCTGGACCAGGTCCCGGTGCATGGCGGCAGTCAAAGCGATCGGCCCGCCGAATCCCACGGTGCCGAGCCGGAGGAAGTACCACGCCAGGCGGGCCCGCGTGGCCTCAGCCGGCATACCGCTCGTCCACGGTCAGCGTGAAGAGGACGAGTCCGATCGCCCCGATGGCTCCTGCCATCAGGAACGGGGTCGTGGGCGAGACCTTCCACAGAAGCCCGCCCACCGTGGCCGCCGGCGCGATGGCGAGGCTCCGGAGCAGGTAATAGAGCCCGACGCCGCGTGCACGCAGGTCGGGCCGGACCAGATCGAGGATGAGCGCCTTCCGCGCCGGCTCGCCGATCTCCCGCAGGCCGCCGACCACGAACGCCAGGACCAGCCCCTGCAGCGAGTGCGCGGCCACCACGGCCAGCGGGAAGCTCGCGAAGGCGACGAAGGTGGCGACCACGAATGGCTTCCGCCCGAACCGGTCGGCCAGGCGGGCGGCAGGCAAAGAGCAGAGGATGACGGTGGCCATCTGCACGCCGATGAGGCCGCCGAACACCGGCGGGCTGATTCCGGCGACGTTGACCGCGTACAGCACCAGAAAGACGTCGACCATCGCGTCGCAGGTACGAATGCAGATGTCGGAGACCAGGAGTCGCCGAAGCGGTCCCGGGAGCGAGCGCCACACCAGCCGGACGTTGGCCGGAGCGGGCGCCGCGGGCCGATCGAGCCGCATGCGTCGCACCACGGCGAGGGTCACCAGGGCAAGGACCACGGACGTCAGAAGGCCAGCGCGCACGCCGGCCTGGATCCCCGCCACTGCGATGACGGCACCCCCCAGGGCCGGCGCCACCAGGATCGGCACCCGGCGGAGAATCGCTTGAACCGAGAATCCGACCGAGCGCCGGCCGGCCGGCAGCGCGTCCCCCACCACGGCGAAGAGCGTGGGGCTCGCCATGCTGGTCCACGCCATGATGAAGAGGAGGCCCACGAAGACCACCGGCCAGGCCGGCGCGGCCGCGATGATGATGTAGCCCACGGCGGCCAGCATCACGAAGAGCAGCAACGCGTGCCGGCGGCCGTACCGATCACTGGCCCAGCCGCCGGGATACTGGTAGAGGCCGTCGAGCGCGTCTTCTACGCTGCCGTAGGCGCCGATCGCCACGATCGGCGCGCCGAGCGCCTGCAGGTACTTGGGCAGGAAACGGCGCCAGAGGTTCTCGCCCAGCGCCATGAGGAACATGGCGGCCACCACGGCCAGCGTGTTCCGCTCCAGCGCGAGCAGGTGACCTACCCGGCCCAACCGGCTGGGTGGCACCGGCCGGGTCACCGGGTCAGGCGCTGGACCCACGCGTAGAGACCGTCGTAGAGCCGGTAGGTGAAGCGGAGGAGCTCCTGGTCGTCGGGGATCACCAGCCCGAGCCCGCGGACGATGGCGTCGAGTCCGGGCGCCTCGGGTGAGCGGAACTTCTCGTCGTCGAGGTCGGCGTCGTGGACCATCGCGGCGATCTCCTGCAGCGCCGGATCGGTGAGCCGGTAACGCAGGAGGATGCTCTCGAAGGAGCAGCGGCCCTGGTGATGGCCCAGCTCGACGCCGCGCATGTCGAACGGCGTGCCCCCCAGCGCGGCCGCCGCCTCCGTGTCCTCGGCGAACCCGAACTCGGCCTCCGGATCCACGAAGCGCCGGAGCAGCCAGGCGCACGCGGTCCGGTCAACGTGCGGATGCGGCCGGGTGATCCAGCGCATGGGCGTCTCTGGCAGTGCGGGTGACGGAACGGGGGAGGTCCAGGGCTGCGAGGGCATCGGCGATCGCCGCGGCCGCGCTCAGCCGCCCAGGGGCGCGGAAGTAGTCACGGTGCCGCTCCAGGCGGAGCGCGCGCTCCAATCCTTGGAGCTGGCGGAGCGCGGATGGCTTGTCGGACGGCGCGGCACGCCGGCGAGGCCGCCCGGCCGCGCGCACCAGGTCGCGCGCGGACTGGGCCAACCCCGCGTAGCGGTCATCCGCCTCGGCGCGGAAGCGGCGCACCAGCTCGCGGTCCTGTGGCTGGTCCAGACTGGCGGCCTCCCAGACGAACGCCGTCCCGCCTTGCTCGGCGATCTCCTCGGCGAGCCACTCGAACGCTTCCCGGGTCTTGGGATCGGCGGGTAGCAGCCACACGGCATCGTGGAGCAGCACGGCGCCAAGACGGCGGAGCCGGCGCCAGACGCCCAGGCGGAGACGGCTGGGGTCGCGGGGGAGGCGGGAGGAGAGGAGGATCCAGCGGAGCGGGGGCATGGAGAGAAGGTAACCACCGTTACATGTAGATCAACGGCCGCCTGGTGCGGCCTCGGGCGTATCACGCTGCTGTATCTCGGCTATGCCGGGCGGGGGGTGATTCCTGCAACGAGGT
This window encodes:
- a CDS encoding PQQ-binding-like beta-propeller repeat protein, with the translated sequence MPLPGPAGRFDYQSFDSSSTLLWLAHMAAGEVLAFDVGSRRVVARVSGMAGATGVLAVPSLRRVFVSLSEKHQVAVLDAHTGRVLSRVEAGRFPDGLAYAPSAHKLFVSDEYGRQELVIDAASSVPLPPIPMNGEVGNTQYDPVSGRIWVAVQTRDQLAAIDPATDAVVARVAVPGIERPHGLVIDAVHQLAYVAGEGNGRLGVLDLRTGRLLETYPVGDEPDVLAIDVERGRLFVASESGAIAAFQIRGERLIPLATYRAPHAHSVALDPRTHLLYVPLAQVNGRPLLRILELEED
- the chrA gene encoding chromate efflux transporter, which translates into the protein MPAEATRARLAWYFLRLGTVGFGGPIALTAAMHRDLVQGRQWISTAEYKEGLALAQLAPGPLAAQLAIYLGWVRWGVWGATIAGLAFVGPSLLMVLVLSACYVRFGGLPWMRGAFYGIGAAVIAIIARGASKLLRTSVSRDPLLWVVVLVNAVVVAWKEAEILWVFGLSGVVVLMWRVWQERVATSGRAAAAVLPWWWLLSGLHGTASSETLLRILGFFAKAAVVVFGSGLAVVPFLHGGVVRDYGWLTERQFLDAVAVSMITPGPVVITVAFIGYLVAGPVGGLAAAVGMFLPTYLAVVAAAPWFHRVTGNQRLRAAVDGVTAAAAGALAGAVVVLGRRAIVDVPTALIAVAALLVLARVRFALEPIIIIAAGVIGVVVTQLR
- a CDS encoding MFS transporter, which gives rise to MGPAPDPVTRPVPPSRLGRVGHLLALERNTLAVVAAMFLMALGENLWRRFLPKYLQALGAPIVAIGAYGSVEDALDGLYQYPGGWASDRYGRRHALLLFVMLAAVGYIIIAAAPAWPVVFVGLLFIMAWTSMASPTLFAVVGDALPAGRRSVGFSVQAILRRVPILVAPALGGAVIAVAGIQAGVRAGLLTSVVLALVTLAVVRRMRLDRPAAPAPANVRLVWRSLPGPLRRLLVSDICIRTCDAMVDVFLVLYAVNVAGISPPVFGGLIGVQMATVILCSLPAARLADRFGRKPFVVATFVAFASFPLAVVAAHSLQGLVLAFVVGGLREIGEPARKALILDLVRPDLRARGVGLYYLLRSLAIAPAATVGGLLWKVSPTTPFLMAGAIGAIGLVLFTLTVDERYAG
- a CDS encoding chromate resistance protein ChrB domain-containing protein; its protein translation is MRWITRPHPHVDRTACAWLLRRFVDPEAEFGFAEDTEAAAALGGTPFDMRGVELGHHQGRCSFESILLRYRLTDPALQEIAAMVHDADLDDEKFRSPEAPGLDAIVRGLGLVIPDDQELLRFTYRLYDGLYAWVQRLTR
- a CDS encoding Chromate resistance protein ChrB, producing MPPLRWILLSSRLPRDPSRLRLGVWRRLRRLGAVLLHDAVWLLPADPKTREAFEWLAEEIAEQGGTAFVWEAASLDQPQDRELVRRFRAEADDRYAGLAQSARDLVRAAGRPRRRAAPSDKPSALRQLQGLERALRLERHRDYFRAPGRLSAAAAIADALAALDLPRSVTRTARDAHALDHPAASAR